The Candidatus Binatia bacterium genomic sequence AGCACCGCCGTCAGGTGGATGTGCTCGCTGGTCATGGTGCGGCCGCGCGAGTGCTCGACGCGGGTGCCGGGCGTGAAGTCCTCGAAGTAGGTGTCGGCGTTGGTGAGGTGGGCCAGCGCCTTGTAGTCGCGCGCCGGGTCGAAGGACGGCAGCCACAGCTCGACCGCCACCGCGTCGGGCTCGGCGCTGCCCGTGTGCAGCTCGGCCGCCTCGTCGCGCTTCCAGACCTGCACCTTGCGCTGCCAGGCCAGCACCACGGCCTCGTCGCGCGCGCCCAGGTTCTTGCGCGCCACCGACTGCACGTGCACGACCCCGAGCCGCGGGTTCGACTTCGAGGCGGAGACGCCGAGCACCTTGGTCTCGACCTCGATCGTGTCGCCCACGTAGACGGGCGCGCCGAAGCGCATGTCGATGTACTCGAGGTTGGCGCGGGCGTTCTCCGAGACGTCCTCGACGGTCTGGCTGAAGGCCAGCAGCATCACGAGCCCGGGCGGGCAGACGAGGCCCTCGAAGCCGTAGGTCCGCGCGTAGCGCGCGTTCTTGGCCAGCGGGTTCGTGGTCATCGT encodes the following:
- a CDS encoding MaoC family dehydratase encodes the protein MSEPRVIRKPIGNFLEDFVPGQTFRHKGGKTLTEGLFSTFTEFTMTTNPLAKNARYARTYGFEGLVCPPGLVMLLAFSQTVEDVSENARANLEYIDMRFGAPVYVGDTIEVETKVLGVSASKSNPRLGVVHVQSVARKNLGARDEAVVLAWQRKVQVWKRDEAAELHTGSAEPDAVAVELWLPSFDPARDYKALAHLTNADTYFEDFTPGTRVEHSRGRTMTSEHIHLTAVL